Sequence from the Chloroflexota bacterium genome:
GCCAGCTCATTGGCGACGGGTCGATGCCCGCGCGGGACGCCCGCCGTGCCGCGCGGAACGCCGGCATCGCGGATCGGACGCTCGACCGGGCCAAGCGAGCCCTCGGGGTGATCGCCCGCCACGAGGGCCAACCCGGGCAGGCCGGCCAGGGTTGGACCTGGGCATTGCCTCCCAAGGACGCCAGCGCTGCCCGAAGGACGCCAACTCCGAGACGTGGCGTCCTTCGGGAGAATGTGGCGCTCTTCGGGGACCGGGACCGGGACCGGGACCGGGACGATGCGCATGTGCTGGCTCGCCGCGAGGATGACGACCCACAGGCGAGCCCGTGGCTCGCGGCCACCGTGCCCACCCCGTCGAGCGATGAGGAGGCGACGTGGACGGCATGACGCTGCTCCGCGGGGCACGCCGGGTTGGCCTCGCCGTGGCGCAAGACGGGGACCATCTCGTGGTCCGCGGGCCGCGCCGCCTGGAGCGCGAGGCCCAGCGACTGCTCGCCCACAAGGCCCAGGTCCTCCGGGCGCTCCGGATCGAGCGGTCGGAGGTCGCCTGGCGGGTCGAGGCGATGCGGGCGAGGGCACCCGAGCACGGACCCATCCCACTCCTCCTCGCCCAGCCTGATGCCGTTCGCGGCCCCGGTTGCTGCTGCTCGTGTGGCGATCGCCTGGAGCGCGACGACCGCTACCGCTGTCGGCCCTGCGTCGAGGCCGCGATCCACGTCCTGGAGACGCTCCCGTGAGCGGCCCCGAGCCTCGCGCCTGCGTCGTCTGCGGCGAGCCGATCCGCTGGGGCCGGCGCGACCGACTGACCTGCTCGTCCGCGTGCCGCCAGCGCCGCTCCCGCGCCGGACGCCGCGTCGGACACGGCTGGGGTGGTCCAACCGACCGCCGGGCGCGTCGTCAGCGCGCAGCGGCCAAGGAAGCCGTGACCGGTCGGCAGCGAGGGAGGAGCGGCGCATGAACCGGCCCGCGACCGACCTCGGCCACCCCCTCCGCGTCGCCCTCTACGCGCGGGTCTCGACGCGCGACAAGGACCAGGACCCCGAGCTCCAGCTCGATGCCCTGCGGGAGTACGTCCGGACGCGCGATTGGGACACGGTCGAGTACGTCGACACCGCGGCGGCCGGTGATCTCGCCCATCGCACGGCCTGGGCACGGCTCCTCGCGGACGTCGCGATGCGTCGGGTCGATCGGGTCATGGTCTGGAAGCTCGACCGGGCCTTCCGCTCGACCCTCCACGCGCTCTCGACCCTGCGCGACTTCGAGCACGCCGGGGTCGGCTTCTCGGCCCTCACCCAGCCCGAGCTCGACACGACGAGCGCGACCGGCCGGCTCGTCTTCACGATCCTTGCCGCCGTCGCCGAGATGGAGCGCGAACTGATCGCCGATCGAGTGCGCGAGGGAATGCGTCATGCGGCTCGCCAGGGCAAGCGGATCGGTCGACCACCGGTGACGGCCCGGCCCGGCTTTGCCGGTCGCTGGACCCGTTTCCAGGCCGACCTTGCCGCAGGCCGCCTCTCTCGTCGTCGAGCGGCTCGACGACTTGGAATCGGCACCGCCACCCTCGCCCGGTTGCTGGCGGCCGATCCCGACCCCGAGCGGACGACTCGCGCCTGACGCGCCGGGCACCCTTCCGGACTTTGACACTGGCCGGACTTTGACACTGGCCGGACTTTGACACTGGCCGGACTTTGACACTGGCCGGACTTTGCCGGACTTTGACACTGGCCGGACATCGGAGGAAGCCTCGGTTCGTTGACTGGGGCTGCACGAAGTTGCCGTCGAGAGTGACCTGCTGTACGGTCTGCTGATCATGGATACCGACGCACTCGTCCTACAGGCGCTCGCGGATGGCGCGGCCTCGGCCGCCGCGATCGCGGCAGCCACTGGTCTTGGCGAGCGCCGCTGCTATCGCTCGCTCGATCGCCAGAAGGTCCTCGGGAGGGTCTGGAGCCCCGTCTACGGCAGCTACCAGCTGACTCGCTCCGGGCGCGACCTCGTGGCTGACCTCGCCACGCCGAGGCGGGAGGCCGCGATCGTGGCGACCACGCGACCGGCTAGAACGTTCAGCGACAAGCTGTGGTGGACGCTGCCCGACGGTACGAAAGTCCCCGATGATGGCCTGTCCCATGTCATCGGCCCGCGGCCACTGGTCGAGCCGGGGTCGATGGTCGCGACCGAGAGGACGAACACGCCGCTGGTCGCGTCGGCCGGGCGGCCGCAGGTCGAGCCGACCAAGCCGGTCGGGCAGCCCTCCGCGCCCCGCTCATCGACGGCTCCATGGCCCGCGCCCATGGGCGACGCGACGTCGGACAACCGCCGGCTCTTCGGCCGCACTGCCCATGACGACGGCGAGATGACGATGGCGGCGGAGGCCGGCACGATCGGCAGGGGCACGGTCGCGGCGTGGGCGCTCGTCATCGGCGGCGTCGGCGCGGCCCACTGGAAGGGCCAGGCCGTCGTCGAGGCCGTCGTCGCGGCCGCCGAGAAGGGCCAGGCGGTCCTCGCCGCTCTCGGGGCGGCGAGGACCGCGACGAGCGAGGCACCACGTGAGAAGGGGTTCCAGCCGGCCCCCGGCATGGCCTCGACGGCCGAGATGGGCTATGGATCCGACCTCATGGGCTACAGATCCGGCATGGGCTGGTAGGCGCGATCGGCTCGCGGCCGTGGTCGTGACGATCCTCGATGCAGCCCCCGGGGAAGACGGCACATCGCCCGCAGCCTCCCGGCAGGCCAGCCGCTCGTGTCCAGGCCGGCCCAAAAGGGCAGCCCTGCCTCAGGCCCGCATTCGTGCGGCGGACGGTCCC
This genomic interval carries:
- a CDS encoding recombinase family protein, which encodes MNRPATDLGHPLRVALYARVSTRDKDQDPELQLDALREYVRTRDWDTVEYVDTAAAGDLAHRTAWARLLADVAMRRVDRVMVWKLDRAFRSTLHALSTLRDFEHAGVGFSALTQPELDTTSATGRLVFTILAAVAEMERELIADRVREGMRHAARQGKRIGRPPVTARPGFAGRWTRFQADLAAGRLSRRRAARRLGIGTATLARLLAADPDPERTTRA